The proteins below are encoded in one region of bacterium:
- a CDS encoding FHA domain-containing protein has protein sequence MTFFRSIYYFGVTGCLAGLLGWFTSCWIVDLSFSPLITAVAVGCLVGIFIGSFVCALERIMDSGITTCLGDFLLGALTGIIGGSLGGVVFFYLYEATKDTIPYFGRMFGWSTLGVLVSIAEAIRWRSMRRALNGLLGGAIGGLIGGFIHHFLGTIFGPTVSMAWGITILGASIASGVSFACILGSDAYLQGVEGNKSSKYGEQYKKSLYRDARNIIGSGDPGRFSSKANIQIVGDELIDSLHATISWEGRQFFISPYELPNQGEETYVNGHKIDRKQQLQHGDLICLGSSCFRFLKVRSSSGDSSNLPPREQIRR, from the coding sequence ATGACTTTTTTTAGAAGTATATACTATTTTGGAGTTACAGGTTGTCTGGCAGGACTCTTGGGCTGGTTTACCTCGTGTTGGATAGTTGACCTTTCATTTTCTCCACTAATTACCGCTGTTGCTGTGGGTTGTCTGGTAGGAATATTCATTGGTTCTTTTGTTTGTGCCCTTGAAAGAATTATGGATTCAGGTATTACTACCTGTCTTGGTGATTTCCTATTGGGAGCGTTAACTGGAATCATTGGTGGTAGTTTAGGTGGAGTAGTATTTTTCTATCTGTATGAAGCAACCAAAGATACAATTCCATATTTTGGAAGAATGTTTGGATGGTCCACCTTAGGTGTTTTAGTAAGTATAGCAGAGGCGATAAGATGGAGGTCAATGCGGCGGGCACTTAATGGACTTCTGGGTGGAGCTATTGGAGGATTGATAGGAGGTTTTATACATCACTTTCTGGGTACCATATTTGGTCCAACTGTCTCTATGGCATGGGGAATTACTATTCTGGGAGCATCTATTGCTTCAGGAGTAAGTTTTGCTTGTATCTTGGGGTCAGATGCTTATTTGCAAGGGGTAGAAGGGAATAAATCATCAAAGTATGGCGAGCAATATAAAAAGTCTCTCTACCGTGACGCTCGAAATATTATTGGTAGTGGAGACCCAGGTAGATTTTCCTCAAAGGCTAACATTCAAATAGTCGGAGATGAACTTATTGATTCCCTTCATGCAACAATCTCTTGGGAAGGAAGACAGTTTTTTATCTCACCTTATGAGCTACCAAATCAAGGAGAGGAAACTTATGTAAATGGTCATAAAATTGATAGAAAGCAACAGCTTCAACATGGAGACCTTATTTGTTTGGGCAGTAGCTGCTTTAGATTTCTGAAAGTAAGAAGTTCGTCAGGTGATTCTTCAAATCTTCCTCCAAGAGAACAAATTAGGAGGTGA